The genomic segment CATCCGAGGGCGAGCTATTATTATCTATAGAAATAGTCCCCTCATTCAAGAAAATTCTTTTGTTTATAACGTTTAAAAGAGTTGTCTTACCTGCACCATTTCTTCCTAATAATCCATAAATTTTATTTTCTTCTAATGTTAATGTAATATTATCTAATGCAAAGGTATCCCCATATTTCTTACTTGCATTTAAAACCTTTATTGTGCCCATATTAAATCCCCCCATCAATCATTTTAATAATATCAGTACTTGAAATATCTAATTTTTTAGCTTCCTCTATTAAGACTAATATATAGCTTTCATAAAAATTTTCTTTTCTTTTTTTCATTAACTTTTCTTTACTTCCAGTTACAACAAACATACCAACGCCCCTTTTTTTATATATAATGCCTTCATCTACAAGTAGATTAAATCCTTTTGCTACTGTAGCTGGATTTATTTTATACTTAACAGATATTTCTGTTGTAGATGGAATTGCAGTTTCTTCCTCAAATACCCCCTTAAGAACATTGTTCTCAATAGCTTTAGCAATCTGCATATATATAGGTAGCTCATTATTAAAATCTAATTTCATATTATCACCTTCTTCACTTACTTGGTTAATTACTTATGTAACTAACTATATAACCAAATGACTCCATTGTCAATAGTAAATTGGTTTATTTTAGGTTGAAACTAATAAGCTCACTTAGAAGATCCCCGGGGATATTAATAAATTACGAATATAATTTGTTTTGCTAATAATACATAAAAGACACAACAATACAGTTTTGTATTATTGTGTCTTTTATGTATTATTCATTTTCTAAATTCTTAAAAGTATCACTATTA from the Clostridium sp. CM027 genome contains:
- a CDS encoding GntR family transcriptional regulator; translated protein: MKLDFNNELPIYMQIAKAIENNVLKGVFEEETAIPSTTEISVKYKINPATVAKGFNLLVDEGIIYKKRGVGMFVVTGSKEKLMKKRKENFYESYILVLIEEAKKLDISSTDIIKMIDGGI